In bacterium, a single window of DNA contains:
- the ftsZ gene encoding Cell division protein FtsZ, protein MSESAHSRTERNAMRPGAIIKVIGVGGAGGNAIDRMIEVGVRGVDFIAINTDTQALNRNLAPTKLSIGSKSTHGLGAGGNPEIGQRAAMESKAEISEVLEGSDMIFICGGMGGGTGTGACPIVAELAREKGALTIGVVTRPFSFEGFKRHDEARKGIENLRDNLDTLIVIPNERLETVIEEETTFMEAFLLADDVLRQGVQGISDLITQTGVINLDFADVRTVMADAGTALIGIGSAEGADRATNAANLAITSPLCEAHLDGAKRLLVSITGGAGLRMAEINTAMSVINHNLDRQANIIMGAVIDPNMGDEVRITVIATGFSAPDAQEPRIPIQGELRGERTSSAGTPSVAPMDEIFRANKNGGSDPDLDVPSFLRRGGYKE, encoded by the coding sequence ATGAGCGAGAGCGCACACAGCCGAACGGAACGCAACGCCATGCGACCGGGGGCGATCATCAAAGTCATCGGAGTCGGTGGCGCTGGTGGGAATGCCATCGACCGGATGATCGAGGTGGGCGTCCGGGGGGTGGACTTCATCGCCATCAATACCGACACCCAGGCGCTGAATCGTAACCTCGCTCCTACGAAGCTTTCGATTGGCTCCAAGAGCACGCATGGTCTCGGCGCTGGCGGCAATCCCGAGATCGGTCAGCGCGCGGCCATGGAGTCGAAGGCGGAGATCTCCGAGGTCCTCGAGGGCTCGGACATGATCTTCATCTGCGGCGGCATGGGAGGCGGTACCGGGACCGGGGCCTGTCCGATCGTGGCGGAGCTTGCCCGTGAAAAGGGCGCACTGACCATCGGTGTGGTGACCCGCCCGTTCAGCTTCGAGGGCTTCAAGCGTCACGATGAAGCACGCAAGGGTATTGAAAATCTGCGCGACAACCTCGATACCCTCATCGTGATTCCGAATGAGCGCCTCGAGACGGTCATCGAAGAAGAGACCACCTTCATGGAAGCGTTCCTGCTGGCGGACGATGTGCTGCGGCAGGGGGTCCAGGGGATCTCCGATCTCATTACGCAGACCGGTGTTATCAATCTCGACTTCGCGGATGTCCGGACTGTCATGGCCGATGCCGGGACTGCCCTTATCGGCATCGGTTCTGCCGAAGGGGCGGACCGGGCCACGAATGCCGCGAACCTCGCCATCACCAGCCCGCTCTGTGAAGCGCATCTGGACGGTGCGAAGCGCCTTCTGGTGTCGATCACCGGTGGCGCTGGCCTGCGGATGGCGGAGATCAACACCGCGATGTCCGTGATCAATCACAACCTCGACCGCCAGGCCAACATCATCATGGGCGCGGTCATCGACCCCAACATGGGCGACGAAGTCCGGATCACGGTCATTGCTACTGGCTTCTCCGCGCCGGATGCACAGGAACCGCGGATTCCGATTCAGGGCGAGCTCCGGGGCGAGCGGACCAGTTCGGCTGGCACCCCCTCGGTGGCACCGATGGACGAGATCTTCCGGGCGAACAAGAACGGGGGGTCTGATCCGGACCTCGATGTTCCCAGCTTCCTGCGCCGTGGGGGATACAAGGAATAG
- the ddlA gene encoding D-alanine--D-alanine ligase A — MRIALLYNLKPSDAEAHGDLYAEFDTPKTLEALAEAMQGLGHQVDLIPFGPELLPTFANLPGDLIFSIAENLGGVAREAWVPTLCDITQRPYAFSGVLANSLTLHKALTKRVLTAAGIPAPIGQVVTSENEALSPTLAGQFPLFVKPLHEGSGKGITEQSLVRDVEALRVQLAWLLSTYGQPVLVEPYLAGREFTVGVLGNDDPRIYIMELDFQRLPEGHQFYSHYVKDVVPEAPIFTAPPLLPPHRLQELERIALAIKQEFGLLDAFRFDVRCDAAGQPYVLEINPLPGLTPGYSDLPRMVELYGETYESLIGQILEAASRRWGL; from the coding sequence ATGCGCATAGCGCTGCTGTACAACCTGAAGCCGTCGGATGCCGAAGCACATGGCGATCTCTACGCCGAGTTCGATACACCCAAAACGCTGGAAGCGCTCGCTGAAGCGATGCAGGGACTCGGCCACCAGGTCGACCTGATTCCCTTTGGCCCCGAGCTGCTGCCGACCTTCGCAAACCTCCCGGGCGATCTCATCTTTTCGATCGCCGAGAACTTAGGAGGGGTCGCCCGGGAAGCCTGGGTTCCGACTCTTTGTGACATCACGCAGCGTCCTTATGCCTTCTCCGGAGTCCTGGCGAACAGCCTGACCCTCCACAAAGCACTGACCAAGCGGGTACTGACAGCAGCCGGCATTCCTGCACCGATCGGGCAGGTGGTGACATCGGAGAATGAGGCACTCAGTCCAACTCTTGCCGGGCAGTTCCCATTGTTTGTCAAACCCCTCCATGAGGGGAGTGGAAAAGGCATCACAGAGCAGTCCCTGGTGCGCGATGTCGAAGCGCTCCGGGTGCAGCTGGCCTGGCTCCTGTCGACATACGGACAGCCAGTGCTGGTAGAGCCGTATCTCGCAGGCCGCGAGTTTACGGTCGGAGTTCTGGGCAACGACGACCCGCGCATTTACATCATGGAACTCGACTTCCAGCGACTGCCGGAGGGACATCAGTTCTACTCGCACTATGTGAAAGATGTCGTGCCGGAAGCCCCGATCTTCACCGCTCCGCCGCTGCTGCCGCCGCACCGTTTGCAGGAACTCGAACGCATCGCCCTCGCGATCAAGCAGGAGTTCGGGCTGCTGGATGCCTTCCGGTTCGATGTCCGTTGTGATGCTGCCGGCCAGCCCTATGTACTGGAAATCAATCCGCTTCCTGGCCTGACCCCTGGTTACTCCGACTTGCCGCGCATGGTGGAGCTCTATGGAGAAACCTACGAGTCGCTGATTGGTCAGATTCTGGAAGCTGCGTCGCGACGCTGGGGACTCTGA
- the kamA gene encoding L-lysine 2,3-aminomutase yields the protein MTASNRQSWQDQLRRRVKDVQTLRTSLDMPPDIADDILESTLQFRFAITPHWMELIRHSRAAYQQVVPSGNELLPSPTDMDDPLGEERDSVLPNLVHRYPDRVLLLATDHCAAYCRYCTRKRVVGSGQVPFSRTKLQAAFDYIAAHPEIRDVLVSGGDPLILNDAQIGWILDSLRAIPHIEFLRMGTRVPLFMPDRITEELLAIFRRNHPFFLSVHFNHPDELTPETRQALNRIADAGVPMGSQTVLLRGINDDPAVMKSLMHELLKCRVRPYYIYQCDLVEGAEHFRTDIATGMRIIEALRGHTTGYAVPTFVVDLPGGGGKVPVAPDYVLSRSGHTWRFRNFEGREYEYQEPAREAEAPFEISPSERTAILAQLTERAIGQGIWG from the coding sequence ATGACCGCCTCCAATCGCCAGTCATGGCAGGATCAATTGCGGCGACGTGTCAAGGATGTCCAGACCCTGCGGACTTCCCTTGACATGCCTCCAGACATCGCGGATGACATCCTGGAATCCACGTTGCAGTTTCGGTTTGCCATTACCCCCCACTGGATGGAATTGATTCGGCATTCGAGAGCGGCTTACCAGCAGGTAGTCCCTTCCGGCAACGAACTGTTGCCCAGTCCAACTGACATGGATGACCCGTTAGGGGAAGAGCGTGATTCGGTCCTCCCGAACCTGGTCCATCGGTATCCCGACCGGGTGCTGCTCCTGGCGACCGATCATTGCGCCGCCTATTGCCGGTACTGCACCCGCAAGCGGGTCGTGGGGTCCGGCCAGGTCCCTTTTAGCCGGACGAAACTCCAGGCCGCCTTTGACTACATCGCAGCGCATCCGGAGATCCGTGATGTGCTGGTCTCCGGCGGCGACCCCCTCATCCTGAATGATGCGCAGATCGGGTGGATTCTCGATTCGCTCCGGGCCATTCCACACATCGAGTTCCTCAGGATGGGTACCCGGGTACCGCTCTTTATGCCTGACCGCATCACGGAAGAGCTGCTGGCCATTTTCCGGCGGAATCATCCCTTCTTTCTGAGTGTCCACTTCAATCATCCAGATGAACTGACCCCCGAGACCCGGCAGGCGCTCAACCGGATCGCCGATGCCGGGGTTCCGATGGGCTCGCAGACGGTCCTGCTCCGGGGCATCAATGATGACCCCGCTGTGATGAAGTCCCTCATGCACGAGCTGTTGAAGTGCCGGGTGCGCCCTTACTACATCTACCAGTGCGATCTGGTGGAAGGGGCCGAGCACTTCCGCACCGACATCGCTACCGGGATGCGAATCATCGAGGCGTTGCGGGGGCACACTACAGGCTATGCGGTCCCGACGTTTGTGGTCGACCTCCCCGGTGGCGGTGGCAAAGTGCCAGTCGCGCCTGACTATGTCCTGTCGCGCAGCGGGCACACCTGGCGCTTCCGGAACTTCGAGGGGCGGGAGTATGAGTATCAGGAACCGGCGCGCGAGGCAGAAGCCCCATTTGAAATCTCGCCTTCGGAACGGACAGCGATCCTTGCCCAGCTCACCGAGCGAGCCATCGGTCAGGGGATCTGGGGCTAG
- the tktB gene encoding Transketolase 2, which yields MPVLNLSHAELAEIARQIRKDVCVMTHVAKSGHAGGPLSAADYTTYLLWNAMNLDPEHPDMPDRDRFIISNGHCSALNYALLAHRGFFNRSYLLTFRSTESKLQGHPNRLKVPGLEASTGSLGHGLSIGLGMAMGLRLKQSPARVYVNVGDGELQEGSCWEAIMAAGHFKQDNFCMLVDWNDAQIDGKMTDVMNIEPIDKKLEAFHWHVINADGHDWADIERAYREQQAVTGKPVAIVFKTIMMQGVPSYADDYRWHGKPLDSESLTVALRELHFNETPAEAIASYGEVTFHGR from the coding sequence ATGCCGGTCCTCAACCTGTCACATGCGGAGCTGGCGGAGATTGCCCGCCAGATCCGCAAAGACGTCTGTGTCATGACACATGTCGCCAAATCTGGGCACGCGGGTGGTCCCCTCTCAGCGGCGGACTACACCACCTATCTCCTCTGGAATGCCATGAATCTGGATCCAGAGCACCCCGACATGCCAGACCGGGACCGCTTCATCATCTCCAACGGGCACTGCTCCGCCCTCAACTACGCGCTGCTCGCGCATCGGGGCTTTTTCAATCGCTCGTACCTGCTCACCTTCCGATCAACGGAGTCGAAACTCCAGGGCCATCCCAACCGGCTCAAAGTCCCTGGGCTGGAGGCCTCCACCGGATCACTGGGCCACGGACTCTCCATCGGGCTGGGGATGGCGATGGGACTCAGGCTAAAGCAGTCTCCCGCCCGGGTCTATGTGAACGTCGGTGATGGCGAACTGCAGGAGGGGTCCTGCTGGGAAGCGATCATGGCCGCTGGGCATTTCAAGCAGGATAACTTCTGCATGCTGGTTGACTGGAACGACGCGCAGATCGACGGCAAGATGACCGATGTCATGAATATTGAGCCGATTGACAAGAAGCTCGAGGCCTTTCACTGGCATGTCATCAACGCCGATGGCCACGACTGGGCGGACATCGAGCGCGCCTATCGCGAGCAGCAGGCGGTGACCGGAAAGCCGGTTGCGATCGTGTTTAAGACGATCATGATGCAGGGCGTTCCCAGCTACGCGGATGACTACCGCTGGCATGGGAAGCCGCTGGACAGCGAATCCCTGACCGTCGCGCTGCGCGAACTCCACTTCAACGAAACACCCGCTGAGGCGATCGCCTCCTATGGGGAGGTGACCTTCCATGGCCGTTAG
- the dxs_1 gene encoding 1-deoxy-D-xylulose-5-phosphate synthase, protein MAVSDWPLELTREAYGRTLVELGQENPRIVVLDADLAVSTLTKYFRDAFPDRFFEMGIAEQNMVGVASGLALEGYIPFLSSYAMFLSGRAYDQIRQDVDYQQTNVKLAAAHGGISVGQDGPTHQSMEDLAALTAMVNMTVIVPADFHQTKKLVRWAAAYDGPVYFRMGREKVPMITDESTPFEYGKMIQLVDGTDCTIIATGLTLFMAMEAQRELATEGISVRVLNAPFLKPIDETAILKAAQETGCIVTAEEHNVWGGLGSIVARVVVGSKHLVPVEIVGINNMYLSSGPWTDLMEVAGLTTSRVKDAVRSAMRRRDQRVATV, encoded by the coding sequence ATGGCCGTTAGTGACTGGCCCCTGGAGCTGACCCGTGAGGCCTATGGCCGGACCCTGGTCGAACTGGGGCAGGAGAATCCGCGGATCGTCGTCCTGGATGCCGACCTCGCGGTCTCGACCCTCACGAAGTACTTCCGTGATGCCTTCCCGGATCGCTTCTTCGAGATGGGCATTGCCGAGCAGAACATGGTGGGGGTCGCCTCCGGGTTGGCCCTGGAGGGGTACATTCCGTTCCTGTCCAGTTACGCCATGTTTTTGTCGGGTCGGGCGTACGACCAAATCCGACAGGATGTCGACTACCAGCAGACCAATGTCAAGCTGGCCGCCGCCCACGGAGGCATCAGTGTGGGGCAGGACGGACCGACCCATCAGTCCATGGAAGACCTCGCGGCACTCACCGCTATGGTCAACATGACAGTGATTGTCCCGGCTGACTTCCACCAGACAAAGAAGCTCGTCCGCTGGGCAGCTGCCTACGATGGACCGGTCTACTTCCGGATGGGACGCGAGAAAGTCCCGATGATCACCGACGAGTCCACGCCGTTCGAGTACGGCAAGATGATCCAGCTGGTGGATGGCACCGACTGCACCATCATCGCCACCGGCCTGACCCTCTTCATGGCCATGGAAGCGCAACGGGAGCTCGCCACCGAGGGGATCAGTGTCCGGGTACTCAATGCGCCATTCCTCAAGCCCATCGATGAAACCGCGATTCTCAAAGCCGCGCAGGAAACCGGCTGCATTGTGACCGCCGAAGAGCACAACGTCTGGGGCGGCCTCGGATCCATAGTTGCCCGGGTGGTGGTCGGCTCAAAGCACCTGGTGCCGGTGGAGATCGTCGGAATCAACAACATGTACCTGTCGTCAGGTCCCTGGACCGACCTCATGGAAGTCGCCGGTCTGACAACTTCCCGGGTGAAGGACGCCGTCCGGAGCGCGATGCGCCGGCGGGATCAGCGGGTGGCCACGGTCTGA